The Andrena cerasifolii isolate SP2316 chromosome 15, iyAndCera1_principal, whole genome shotgun sequence genome includes a window with the following:
- the LOC143377150 gene encoding uncharacterized protein LOC143377150 isoform X4: MFRQFLDALVGGSPARSGMSVGSGGRAPFKRATATSTQISTRSAKSRGQPTQPQQQPTQPQQQQQQQQQSPLRQAPSASSLEAKSDSQSAGNWSCSLGKEGSKGNSKGNYNSKGPAKGSRMQELEREIDSLRKERARLENNLRDASCDVHNLQELRDELASLKEQHSLELERLGEENEALRTRLRDVAHSPLSDSEKQQLLLDASRLHNSAPASIAIPQDEGSTPMSTGPPDSAQCTTPDWDKHSSSSVSEVSVACLQDRILQMEETHYSTNEELQATIQELSDLQAQLTELQADNERLTEEKDVLLESLCRQTEKLEDSRSKVDTLQGLLLREEQPQESSKGYNTEREQKLVDLLKSAQEERESLLQKQEELTSELKTLRAAAEVSAAETERLTKCLHLLESTVDAANVERKQLDMELAEARQEGANRSIEISRLATLLENARAKIEELEQSRQVENKSEADELLDAARREKDTLETQAAALQEQLARSHCDHDRLRDQYSQLQEEYKVARNNAKSAIDDLEYRLNQLKDERLSVSTELQLVRDSLAELQAQCQRHLEDKRELKAALNEAQRRERDAQTRQYELERALAEERKLRQEEVAEWEQFQTDLLMTVRVANDFKTEAQSELERVVMENKAQRDKLRALEAQLDKLNKASAPVAQCKTFGHATGNSRRPASNILKRGRTIIKRRHESRNGALQSSLLSPVTGSDPSETESLKSPPSEDPDDSGLSELNLSLPYEGAESDDGSGELCSKEPIKLDEKLISGEEVEFCPTFHLEKKIDLSASKDDTLDFTDDASEDPCILERRSSTESSGSGDRAPGEEICESKATDSREPRKIAEDYPKLYIPNVSASEDNITAKSSLLKGIKGIQNMGKQRDVSYGINISNSRFFVPKNYIFSGVENSMDDLKFEVDPEMRKVLQESTQTNGIVETPRANTIQESQNSAKLTLERNKENSLLLQAPRAPKESDSLKLEDEYANDYVLNKKRRLFLKKNESRSGSAIVDSLLDNTTLNQDVSNSTLQSKSFSTSLDNLNFRTISRSTEDKPRNREDLTAVDDSNTRNGIQYRDKGDFIYSRPQSVPTESYLYRKSDGSGPLSIKKAHAEKIEKGVPNRVEKHTAYPILSSLENLPRSPIDTSLVPETPRLPSRESSIPRSKNSTRTLDSQASSQRALIGSLKFDNELEETRKGLTLCEANRLKRMRFLNMNLSQSEESTEEQCMTNGSVVTDEKKPVKSEPASVNSDFKTGQSGNDPTVACKDKSLIGRTSSLREKFETIIEDVELRPGRQIGTIRDPNQKVIQQPPQRPASTPTETQQCVLTSVQQEIAARRKANISRQDSRLSVKCLIESIENATKQAKAGPGSRSSSTSSLNSIGTNDIMTLKAPLRDQQQINNLICTANTTNNNKTQAAITRKPLSETKSTPVVLSPGELLDSAALNAKAIDFVRRNSVTDLSERKDPLCGLIKNGGSKRNALLKWCQNKTIGYRNIDITNFSSSWNDGLALCAILHSYLPHKVPYDTLTPVEKRRNFSIAFSAAESVGIPTTLNIGDMCQLERPDWQQVMTYVTSIYKHFET, from the exons AGGACAACCGACCCAGCCGCAGCAACAGCCGACGCAgccgcaacagcagcagcaacagcagcaacagagCCCGCTGCGACAGGCGCCCAGCGCCTCCTCGCTCGAGGCGAAGAGCGACAGCCAGTCAGCGGGCAACTGGAGCTGCTCCCTCGGTAAGGAAGGGAGCAAGGGCAACTCCAAGGGTAACTACAACAGCAAGGGACCCGCCAAGGGGTCCAGGATGCAGGAGCTCGAGCGTGAGATCGATAGTCTTCGAAAGGAACGCGCCAGGCTCGAGAACAATCTACGCGACGCATCCTGCGACGTTCACAACCTGCAGGAGCTGCGCGACGAGCTCGCCTCTCTCAAG GAGCAGCACAGTTTGGAGTTAGAACGCCTCGGCGAGGAGAACGAGGCTCTCCGCACGAGACTCAGGGACGTCGCTCATTCTCCATTGTCGGATTCGGAAAAACAGCAGTTGCTTCTGGACGCGTCCAGGCTGCACAACTCTGCGCCGGCGTCGATAGCCATCCCTCAGGATGAAGGGTCCACGCCTATGTCAACTGGGCCCCCGGACAGCGCTCAGTGCACGACGCCGGACTGGGACAAGCACTCTTCCAGTTCCGTATCAGAGGTTTCTGTTGCATGCTTGCAGGATAGAATTCTGCAAATGGAGGAAACGCATTATTCAACAAACGAGGAGTTACAGGCCACGATACAGGAACTAAGCGACCTACAG GCACAGCTTACAGAGCTGCAGGCTGACAACGAAAGGTTAACAGAAGAGAAGGATGTGCTTCTGGAGTCACTGTGCAGGCAGACCGAAAAGCTCGAGGATTCACGTTCCAAGGTTGACACGTTGCAGGGTCTGCTGCTAAGAGAAGAACAGCCTCAGGAGTCTTCTAAAGGATACAACACGGAAAGGGAGCAGAAACTGGTGGATCTTTTAAAA AGTGCGCAAGAGGAGCGAGAATCTCTGCTGCAGAAGCAGGAGGAGTTGACGTCGGAACTGAAGACTCTGCGCGCAGCGGCGGAGGTGAGTGCCGCGGAGACAGAGCGGTTAACGAAATGCCTCCACTTGCTGGAGTCGACGGTGGACGCGGCGAACGTTGAGCGTAAGCAGCTGGACATGGAGCTGGCGGAGGCCAGGCAGGAGGGCGCGAACCGTAGCATAGAGATCAGCAGGCTGGCCACGTTGTTGGAGAACGCTCGAGCCAAGATCGAGGAGCTGGAGCAGTCCAGGCAGGTGGAGAACAAGAGCGAGGCTGACGAGCTGCTGGACGCCGCCAGGAGGGAGAAGGACACTCTGGAAACGCAGGCCGCGGCCCTGCAGGAGCAACTGGCGCGCTCCCACTGTGACCACGACCGCCTCAGGGATCAGTACTCGCAGCTTCAGGAGGAATACAAA GTAGCCCGCAACAACGCGAAGTCAGCCATCGACGACCTGGAGTACAGGCTGAACCAGCTGAAAGACGAGAGGCTGTCCGTGAGCACGGAGCTCCAGCTGGTGCGAGACTCGCTGGCGGAGCTGCAGGCGCAGTGCCAGAGGCACTTGGAGGACAAGAGGGAGCTGAAGGCCGCGTTAAACGAGGCGCAGCGAAGGGAGCGCGACGCTCAGACGCGCCAGTACGAACTGGAGCGCGCGCTGGCCGAGGAGCGTAAACTGAGGCAGGAGGAGGTCGCCGAATGGGAGCAGTTCCAGACGGACCTGCTGATGACCGTCCGAGTTGCGAACGACTTCAAAACGGAAGCCCAGAGCGAGCTGGAGCGCGTCGTCATGGAGAACAAGGCGCAGAGGGACAAGCTGAGGGCGCTAGAGGCTCAACTCGATAAGCTTAATAAAG CCAGCGCTCCAGTTGCCCAATGTAAAACATTCGGCCACGCGACTGGGAACAGTCGAAGGCCTGCGAGTAATATATTGAAACGTGGTCGTACCATAATAAAGAGGCGACACGAGTCCAGAAACGGTGCGTTACAGTCTAGTTTGTTGAGCCCGGTGACTGGATCCGATCCGTCCGAGACTGAGAGCTTGAAATCTCCGCCTTCGGAGGATCCTGACGATTCGGGTCTTTCGGAGTTAAATCTATCGCTTCCCTATGAAGGCGCAGAGTCGGACGACGGTAGCGGTGAACTGTGTTCGAAGGAGCCTATTAAGTTAGATGAGAAGCTAATTTCTGGCGAGGAAGTTGAGTTTTGCCCCACTTttcatctagagaaaaaaatagatctGTCTGCGTCCAAGGACGACACATTGGACTTCACTGATGACGCGTCTGAAGATCCCTGTATTCTGGAAAGACGTTCATCGACAGAGTCGAGTGGTTCTGGTGATAGAGCGCCGGGCGAAGAGATCTGCGAGAGTAAAGCGACAGATTCGAGGGAACCGCGGAAGATTGCAGAAGATTATCCAAAGCTGTATATTCCAAATGTGTCTGCTTCTGAAGATAATATAACCGCAAAGTCGTCTTTGCTGAAGGGTATAAAAGGTATTCAAAATATGGGAAAGCAGAGAGACGTTTCTTACGGCATCAATATCTCGAACAGTCGATTCTTCGTTCCGAAGAATTATATATTCTCCGGGGTAGAGAACTCGATGGACGACTTGAAGTTTGAGGTGGATCCAGAAATGAGGAAGGTGCTGCAGGAAAGCACTCAGACGAACGGTATTGTAGAAACTCCTCGAGCAAATACAATCCAAGAATCTCAAAATTCGGCGAAATTGACGCTGGAAAGGAACAAGGAGAACTCGTTGCTTTTGCAGGCTCCAAGGGCGCCTAAAGAATCGGACTCTTTGAAATTAGAAGACGAGTACGCGAACGATTACGTTCTCAATAAGAAACGTAGACTATTCCTGAAGAAGAACGAATCCAGATCTGGCAGTGCAATCGTTGACTCACTCTTAGATAATACCACTCTTAACCAGGATGTCTCTAATTCTACTTTACAGAGCAAGAGCTTCTCTACTTCGTTGGATAATCTCAACTTTCGTACAATTAGCCGCTCGACCGAGGATAAGCCAAGAAATAGAGAAGATTTAACTGCTGTTGACGATAGCAATACAAGAAACGGGATACAGTACAGAGATAAAGGTGACTTCATTTATTCCAGACCGCAAAGCGTTCCAACCGAGTCTTATTTATACAGGAAATCAGATGGTTCGGGTCCATTAAGTATAAAAAAGGCACACGCAGAGAAAATTGAGAAGGGTGTGCCTAATCGCGTAGAGAAACACACTGCGTATCCAATTCTGTCTTCCTTGGAAAACCTGCCCAGATCTCCGATCGACACTTCATTGGTACCTGAAACTCCGCGACTCCCGTCAAGAGAATCTTCGATTCCACGCTCGAAGAACAGTACTCGAACATTAGATTCGCAAGCCTCGTCTCAGAGAGCGCTCATCGGATCCTTGAAGTTCGACAATGAGTTGGAGGAGACAAGAAAGGGCTTGACCCTCTGCGAAGCGAATCGACTGAAGCGCATGAGATTTTTGAACATGAACCTGTCTCAGTCCGAAGAGAGCACGGAAGAACAGTGCATGACTAATGGCTCCGTCGTCACAGATGAAAAGAAGCCTGTGAAAAGTGAACCCGCGAGCGTAAACTCAGACTTTAAGACTGGCCAGAGCGGCAATGATCCTACGGTCGCGTGCAAGGATAAATCTCTGATAGGAAGGACATCGTCTTTGAGAGAGAAATTTGAGACGATCATAGAAGATGTGGAACTGAGGCCAGGCCGGCAAATAGGTACAATACGCGACC CGAATCAGAAAGTGATACAGCAACCTCCGCAAAGGCCTGCGAGCACTCCAACCGAGACTCAACAGTGCGTGCTGACTAGCGTGCAGCAGGAAATAGCAGCGCGCCGGAAAGCTAACATATCTCGTCAAGATTCCAGGCTCTCTGTGAAATGTCTGATAGAAAGTATCGAAAACGCTACGAAACAAGCGAAAGCCG GACCTGGGAGTCGTAGCAGCTCCACGTCCTCCCTCAACTCCATTGGCACGAACGACATAATGACGCTGAAGGCTCCGCTCAGGGACCAGCAGCAGATCAACAACTTAATCTGCACGGCGAACACAACGAATAACAATAAAACCCAAGCTGCAATAACGAGAAAGCCGCTGTCAG AGACAAAGTCAACGCCCGTAGTGTTGAGCCCCGGCGAGCTGCTGGACTCGGCCGCTCTGAACGCCAAGGCGATCGACTTCGTGCGCCGCAACAGCGTGACAGACCTATCGGAGCGCAAAGACCCCCTCTGCGGCTTGATCAAGAACGGCGGCTCGAAACGGAACGCCTTGCTCAAATGGTGTCAGAACAAGACGATCGGCTACAGGAATATCGACATCACGAACTTCAGTAGCTCCTGGAACGACGGCTTGGCGCTCTGCGCCATCCTCCACTCCTATCTCCCACACAAGGTACCCTACGACACATTGACGCCAGTGGAGAAGCGCAGGAACTTCTCTATCGCTTTCTCCGCTGCTGAAAGCGTGGGAATACCCACTACGCTG AACATAGGTGACATGTGTCAATTGGAGCGGCCCGATTGGCAGCAAGTCATGACGTACGTGACCAGTATTTACAAACACTTCGAAACGTAA
- the LOC143377150 gene encoding cytospin-A isoform X8, translating into MFRQFLDALVGGSPARSGMSVGSGGRAPFKRATATSTQISTRSAKSRSKPESRPLSSAGKKRDTIASLFSPRRPAGRKVERPSGKRQATVEQRPIGQPTQPQQQPTQPQQQQQQQQQSPLRQAPSASSLEAKSDSQSAGNWSCSLGKEGSKGNSKGNYNSKGPAKGSRMQELEREIDSLRKERARLENNLRDASCDVHNLQELRDELASLKEQHSLELERLGEENEALRTRLRDVAHSPLSDSEKQQLLLDASRLHNSAPASIAIPQDEGSTPMSTGPPDSAQCTTPDWDKHSSSSVSEVSVACLQDRILQMEETHYSTNEELQATIQELSDLQAQLTELQADNERLTEEKDVLLESLCRQTEKLEDSRSKVDTLQGLLLREEQPQESSKGYNTEREQKLVDLLKSAQEERESLLQKQEELTSELKTLRAAAEVSAAETERLTKCLHLLESTVDAANVERKQLDMELAEARQEGANRSIEISRLATLLENARAKIEELEQSRQVENKSEADELLDAARREKDTLETQAAALQEQLARSHCDHDRLRDQYSQLQEEYKVARNNAKSAIDDLEYRLNQLKDERLSVSTELQLVRDSLAELQAQCQRHLEDKRELKAALNEAQRRERDAQTRQYELERALAEERKLRQEEVAEWEQFQTDLLMTVRVANDFKTEAQSELERVVMENKAQRDKLRALEAQLDKLNKANQKVIQQPPQRPASTPTETQQCVLTSVQQEIAARRKANISRQDSRLSVKCLIESIENATKQAKAGPGSRSSSTSSLNSIGTNDIMTLKAPLRDQQQINNLICTANTTNNNKTQAAITRKPLSETKSTPVVLSPGELLDSAALNAKAIDFVRRNSVTDLSERKDPLCGLIKNGGSKRNALLKWCQNKTIGYRNIDITNFSSSWNDGLALCAILHSYLPHKVPYDTLTPVEKRRNFSIAFSAAESVGIPTTLNIGDMCQLERPDWQQVMTYVTSIYKHFET; encoded by the exons AGGACAACCGACCCAGCCGCAGCAACAGCCGACGCAgccgcaacagcagcagcaacagcagcaacagagCCCGCTGCGACAGGCGCCCAGCGCCTCCTCGCTCGAGGCGAAGAGCGACAGCCAGTCAGCGGGCAACTGGAGCTGCTCCCTCGGTAAGGAAGGGAGCAAGGGCAACTCCAAGGGTAACTACAACAGCAAGGGACCCGCCAAGGGGTCCAGGATGCAGGAGCTCGAGCGTGAGATCGATAGTCTTCGAAAGGAACGCGCCAGGCTCGAGAACAATCTACGCGACGCATCCTGCGACGTTCACAACCTGCAGGAGCTGCGCGACGAGCTCGCCTCTCTCAAG GAGCAGCACAGTTTGGAGTTAGAACGCCTCGGCGAGGAGAACGAGGCTCTCCGCACGAGACTCAGGGACGTCGCTCATTCTCCATTGTCGGATTCGGAAAAACAGCAGTTGCTTCTGGACGCGTCCAGGCTGCACAACTCTGCGCCGGCGTCGATAGCCATCCCTCAGGATGAAGGGTCCACGCCTATGTCAACTGGGCCCCCGGACAGCGCTCAGTGCACGACGCCGGACTGGGACAAGCACTCTTCCAGTTCCGTATCAGAGGTTTCTGTTGCATGCTTGCAGGATAGAATTCTGCAAATGGAGGAAACGCATTATTCAACAAACGAGGAGTTACAGGCCACGATACAGGAACTAAGCGACCTACAG GCACAGCTTACAGAGCTGCAGGCTGACAACGAAAGGTTAACAGAAGAGAAGGATGTGCTTCTGGAGTCACTGTGCAGGCAGACCGAAAAGCTCGAGGATTCACGTTCCAAGGTTGACACGTTGCAGGGTCTGCTGCTAAGAGAAGAACAGCCTCAGGAGTCTTCTAAAGGATACAACACGGAAAGGGAGCAGAAACTGGTGGATCTTTTAAAA AGTGCGCAAGAGGAGCGAGAATCTCTGCTGCAGAAGCAGGAGGAGTTGACGTCGGAACTGAAGACTCTGCGCGCAGCGGCGGAGGTGAGTGCCGCGGAGACAGAGCGGTTAACGAAATGCCTCCACTTGCTGGAGTCGACGGTGGACGCGGCGAACGTTGAGCGTAAGCAGCTGGACATGGAGCTGGCGGAGGCCAGGCAGGAGGGCGCGAACCGTAGCATAGAGATCAGCAGGCTGGCCACGTTGTTGGAGAACGCTCGAGCCAAGATCGAGGAGCTGGAGCAGTCCAGGCAGGTGGAGAACAAGAGCGAGGCTGACGAGCTGCTGGACGCCGCCAGGAGGGAGAAGGACACTCTGGAAACGCAGGCCGCGGCCCTGCAGGAGCAACTGGCGCGCTCCCACTGTGACCACGACCGCCTCAGGGATCAGTACTCGCAGCTTCAGGAGGAATACAAA GTAGCCCGCAACAACGCGAAGTCAGCCATCGACGACCTGGAGTACAGGCTGAACCAGCTGAAAGACGAGAGGCTGTCCGTGAGCACGGAGCTCCAGCTGGTGCGAGACTCGCTGGCGGAGCTGCAGGCGCAGTGCCAGAGGCACTTGGAGGACAAGAGGGAGCTGAAGGCCGCGTTAAACGAGGCGCAGCGAAGGGAGCGCGACGCTCAGACGCGCCAGTACGAACTGGAGCGCGCGCTGGCCGAGGAGCGTAAACTGAGGCAGGAGGAGGTCGCCGAATGGGAGCAGTTCCAGACGGACCTGCTGATGACCGTCCGAGTTGCGAACGACTTCAAAACGGAAGCCCAGAGCGAGCTGGAGCGCGTCGTCATGGAGAACAAGGCGCAGAGGGACAAGCTGAGGGCGCTAGAGGCTCAACTCGATAAGCTTAATAAAG CGAATCAGAAAGTGATACAGCAACCTCCGCAAAGGCCTGCGAGCACTCCAACCGAGACTCAACAGTGCGTGCTGACTAGCGTGCAGCAGGAAATAGCAGCGCGCCGGAAAGCTAACATATCTCGTCAAGATTCCAGGCTCTCTGTGAAATGTCTGATAGAAAGTATCGAAAACGCTACGAAACAAGCGAAAGCCG GACCTGGGAGTCGTAGCAGCTCCACGTCCTCCCTCAACTCCATTGGCACGAACGACATAATGACGCTGAAGGCTCCGCTCAGGGACCAGCAGCAGATCAACAACTTAATCTGCACGGCGAACACAACGAATAACAATAAAACCCAAGCTGCAATAACGAGAAAGCCGCTGTCAG AGACAAAGTCAACGCCCGTAGTGTTGAGCCCCGGCGAGCTGCTGGACTCGGCCGCTCTGAACGCCAAGGCGATCGACTTCGTGCGCCGCAACAGCGTGACAGACCTATCGGAGCGCAAAGACCCCCTCTGCGGCTTGATCAAGAACGGCGGCTCGAAACGGAACGCCTTGCTCAAATGGTGTCAGAACAAGACGATCGGCTACAGGAATATCGACATCACGAACTTCAGTAGCTCCTGGAACGACGGCTTGGCGCTCTGCGCCATCCTCCACTCCTATCTCCCACACAAGGTACCCTACGACACATTGACGCCAGTGGAGAAGCGCAGGAACTTCTCTATCGCTTTCTCCGCTGCTGAAAGCGTGGGAATACCCACTACGCTG AACATAGGTGACATGTGTCAATTGGAGCGGCCCGATTGGCAGCAAGTCATGACGTACGTGACCAGTATTTACAAACACTTCGAAACGTAA